The Deinococcus aquiradiocola genome contains a region encoding:
- a CDS encoding DUF1152 domain-containing protein yields the protein MPRSLTPPFFAALEDSRRILIAGMGGGFDVFCGLPLYFALRAEGRDVTLANLSFSTFSPLTPRPLAPALIEVTPRTPVRPGEYFPEAYLSRWLAMQGEPSSVYATEKTGVQPALAAYRALTDHLHIDTVILIDGGTDALMRGDEPDLGTPHEDAVSLCAVNELTGLRRFMVSLGFGIDSFHGVSHWNVLEATAELARAGAYLGSFSLTPELPPVQQYRDACEAVFGQMPRHTSIVNSSILSAIHGQYGDHHASERTHGSPLWINPLMAQYWCYELTAVARRLQYREALMDTVTMTDVDRVIGAHRASVAVRPRHTLPI from the coding sequence ATGCCGCGCAGCCTGACGCCCCCCTTCTTCGCCGCCCTCGAAGACTCACGCCGCATCCTGATCGCAGGCATGGGCGGCGGCTTCGACGTGTTCTGCGGGCTGCCGCTGTACTTCGCGCTGCGGGCCGAGGGTCGGGACGTCACGCTCGCCAACCTGTCCTTCAGCACCTTCTCGCCACTGACGCCGCGCCCACTGGCACCCGCCCTGATCGAGGTCACGCCCCGCACGCCCGTCCGGCCAGGCGAGTACTTCCCCGAAGCGTACCTGTCCCGCTGGCTCGCCATGCAGGGCGAACCCTCCAGCGTGTACGCCACCGAAAAGACCGGCGTGCAACCGGCACTCGCCGCCTACCGCGCCCTGACCGATCACCTGCACATCGACACCGTCATCCTGATCGACGGCGGCACCGACGCCCTCATGCGCGGCGACGAGCCCGACCTGGGCACCCCCCACGAGGACGCGGTCAGCCTGTGCGCCGTGAACGAACTGACCGGCCTGCGGCGCTTCATGGTCAGCCTGGGCTTCGGCATCGACAGCTTCCACGGCGTCAGCCACTGGAACGTGCTGGAAGCCACCGCCGAACTGGCACGCGCCGGAGCGTACCTGGGATCGTTCAGCCTGACGCCCGAACTGCCGCCCGTGCAGCAGTACCGCGACGCCTGCGAAGCCGTGTTCGGGCAGATGCCGCGCCACACCAGCATCGTGAACAGCAGCATCCTGAGCGCCATCCACGGCCAGTACGGCGACCACCACGCCAGCGAACGCACGCACGGCTCGCCGCTGTGGATCAACCCGCTCATGGCGCAGTACTGGTGCTACGAACTGACGGCCGTGGCCCGCCGCCTCCAGTACCGCGAAGCGCTGATGGACACCGTCACCATGACCGACGTGGACCGCGTGATCGGCGCGCACCGCGCATCGGTCGCGGTCCGGCCCCGCCACACCCTGCCGATCTAA
- the purS gene encoding phosphoribosylformylglycinamidine synthase subunit PurS, which yields MSTFKAKIYVTLKPSILDPQGRTVERALSHLGQQASGVRVGKYIELHMEGERSDVEARVQDVATTVLSNPVMEDVRWELEGA from the coding sequence ATGTCCACCTTCAAAGCCAAGATCTACGTGACCCTCAAACCCAGCATCCTCGACCCTCAGGGCCGCACCGTGGAGCGCGCCCTGTCCCACCTGGGCCAGCAGGCCAGCGGCGTGCGCGTCGGCAAGTACATCGAACTGCACATGGAGGGCGAACGCAGCGACGTGGAGGCCCGCGTGCAGGACGTCGCCACCACGGTCCTCAGCAACCCCGTGATGGAGGACGTGCGCTGGGAGCTGGAAGGCGCATGA
- a CDS encoding RtcB family protein produces MNGKHITKLGFTGADIGLALAAASVREDAGAARDDILNELRAVHASPAQHLTGVYATLAASLQARAEQDALHAHDALRAQPLPYRVWGAHLIDDGAFAQMNTAMRLPISRAGALMPDAHLGYGLPIGGVLATQHAVIPYGVGVDIGCSMRLSVYALPAASLDARSGTELLHRHTRFGAGVGWEKRDRLHHDVLDDPAWNAQPLLRHLFDKAVTQLGTSGSGNHFAEFGTFTLTHGGLDLPAGEYLAFLTHSGSRGFGAQVAGHFTRLAEHLHPHLDPAARKLAWLDTRQQEGQDYWTAMTLAGQYALANHEQIHARVARALGETPTLTVSNSHNLAWKQVVDGQELIVHRKGATPAAEGQLGLIPGSMADPAYLVRGRGVPDALHSASHGAGRQLGRKAAEKTIPRAEWKAYLAQRGVTLLGGGIDEAPQAYKRVQDVLAAQSDLVEVLGQFQPQIVRMDSGSEDI; encoded by the coding sequence ATGAACGGGAAGCACATCACCAAACTCGGATTCACGGGCGCCGACATCGGCCTGGCCCTCGCGGCCGCCAGCGTGCGCGAGGACGCGGGCGCGGCGCGCGACGACATCCTGAACGAACTGCGCGCCGTGCACGCCAGCCCCGCGCAGCACCTGACCGGCGTGTACGCCACGCTCGCCGCCAGCCTGCAGGCACGGGCCGAGCAGGACGCCCTGCACGCGCACGACGCCCTGCGCGCCCAGCCCCTCCCGTACCGCGTATGGGGCGCCCACCTGATCGACGACGGCGCGTTCGCGCAGATGAACACCGCCATGCGCCTCCCCATCAGCCGCGCCGGGGCGCTCATGCCCGACGCGCACCTCGGGTACGGCCTGCCCATCGGCGGGGTGCTCGCCACCCAGCACGCCGTCATCCCGTACGGGGTGGGCGTGGACATCGGATGCAGCATGCGCCTGAGCGTGTACGCGCTGCCCGCCGCAAGCCTCGACGCGCGCAGCGGCACGGAACTCCTGCACCGCCACACGCGCTTCGGCGCGGGCGTCGGCTGGGAGAAACGCGACCGGCTCCACCACGACGTCCTCGACGACCCCGCCTGGAACGCCCAGCCGCTCCTGCGTCACCTGTTCGACAAGGCCGTCACGCAGCTCGGCACGTCCGGCAGCGGCAACCACTTCGCGGAATTCGGGACGTTCACCCTCACGCACGGCGGCCTGGACCTCCCCGCAGGCGAGTACCTCGCGTTCCTGACGCACAGCGGCTCGCGCGGCTTCGGCGCGCAGGTCGCCGGGCACTTCACGCGCCTCGCCGAGCACCTCCACCCGCACCTCGACCCGGCCGCCCGCAAACTCGCGTGGCTCGACACCCGCCAGCAGGAAGGGCAGGACTACTGGACCGCCATGACGCTCGCCGGACAGTACGCCCTGGCGAACCACGAGCAGATTCACGCGCGCGTCGCCCGCGCGCTCGGCGAGACGCCCACCCTCACGGTCAGCAACAGCCACAACCTCGCCTGGAAGCAGGTCGTGGACGGGCAGGAACTCATCGTGCACCGCAAGGGCGCCACGCCCGCCGCCGAAGGCCAGCTGGGCCTCATTCCCGGCAGCATGGCCGACCCCGCGTACCTCGTGCGCGGCCGGGGCGTGCCGGACGCCCTGCACAGCGCGTCGCACGGCGCGGGCCGCCAGCTGGGCCGCAAGGCCGCCGAGAAGACCATCCCGCGCGCCGAATGGAAGGCGTACCTCGCACAGCGCGGCGTGACCCTGCTGGGCGGCGGCATCGACGAGGCCCCACAGGCGTACAAGCGCGTGCAGGACGTGCTGGCCGCACAGTCAGACCTCGTCGAGGTGCTCGGCCAGTTCCAGCCGCAGATCGTCCGCATGGACTCGGGCAGCGAAGACATCTGA
- the purC gene encoding phosphoribosylaminoimidazolesuccinocarboxamide synthase, whose amino-acid sequence MNDSQNDVSALRGELRYEGKAKRVYATPDALQYVVEYKDDATAFNGVKKAQISGKGAINNAITAHLYPQLEAAGIPTHFVRQLSGNEQLVKAVTIVPVEVIVRNVAAGSFSKRLGIEEGTVLARPVVEYCYKSDALGDPLINTDTALSLGWATEEQLARIRELALKVQAFLTPFFAARGIRLIDFKLEFGTLASGEVVLADEISPDTCRFWDAETNEKLDKDRFRRDLGGVEDAYSEMLRRITA is encoded by the coding sequence ATGAACGATTCCCAGAACGACGTGTCCGCCCTGCGCGGCGAACTGCGCTACGAAGGCAAAGCGAAGCGCGTGTACGCCACCCCCGACGCCCTGCAGTACGTGGTGGAGTACAAGGACGACGCCACCGCCTTCAACGGCGTCAAGAAAGCCCAGATCAGCGGGAAGGGCGCCATCAACAACGCCATCACCGCGCACCTGTACCCGCAGCTGGAGGCGGCCGGCATCCCCACGCACTTCGTCCGGCAGCTGTCCGGCAACGAGCAGCTCGTGAAGGCCGTGACGATCGTGCCGGTCGAAGTGATCGTGCGGAACGTCGCGGCGGGCAGCTTCAGCAAGCGCCTGGGCATCGAGGAGGGCACGGTCCTCGCGCGGCCCGTGGTGGAGTACTGCTACAAGAGCGACGCGCTGGGCGATCCGCTCATCAACACCGACACGGCCCTCAGCCTCGGCTGGGCGACCGAAGAGCAGCTCGCGCGCATCCGTGAGCTGGCCCTGAAGGTGCAGGCGTTCCTGACGCCGTTCTTCGCGGCGCGCGGCATTCGCCTGATCGACTTCAAGCTGGAGTTCGGCACGCTCGCGTCCGGCGAGGTCGTGCTGGCGGACGAGATCAGCCCCGACACCTGCCGCTTCTGGGACGCCGAGACGAACGAGAAGCTCGACAAGGACCGCTTCCGGCGCGACCTGGGCGGCGTCGAGGACGCGTACAGCGAGATGCTGCGCCGCATCACCGCCTGA
- a CDS encoding cupin domain-containing protein: MSMPEVVNLARKFGAFTEQWSPKIVGELNGQEVRLARIGGEFVWHAHDDADELFLVIKGTLRMGLRGRDGTTEDRMVNEGELLIVPRGTEHKPAAESEEVWMLMFEPAGTLNTGTAGGERTVAVLERL, translated from the coding sequence ATGAGCATGCCCGAAGTGGTCAACCTGGCCCGGAAGTTCGGGGCGTTCACCGAGCAGTGGTCACCGAAGATCGTGGGTGAACTGAACGGGCAGGAGGTGCGCCTCGCGCGCATCGGCGGCGAGTTCGTGTGGCACGCCCACGACGACGCCGACGAACTGTTCCTGGTGATCAAGGGCACGCTGCGGATGGGCCTGCGCGGCCGTGACGGCACCACCGAGGACCGGATGGTGAACGAAGGTGAGCTGCTGATCGTGCCGCGCGGCACCGAACACAAACCCGCCGCCGAGAGCGAAGAGGTCTGGATGCTGATGTTCGAACCCGCAGGAACGCTGAACACCGGCACGGCGGGCGGCGAGCGCACCGTGGCCGTCCTGGAGAGATTGTGA